Proteins from a genomic interval of Gordonia sp. SL306:
- a CDS encoding ABC transporter ATP-binding protein, with translation MTHSDAAITQATTSPSRLRAAGLQVGYDDRTIISDLDIAIPDGEITTIIGPNGCGKSTLLRALSRLLPPRAGTVYLDDADINRMRPKDVARQLGLLPQNPVAPEGLIVEDLVARGRHPHQRWYQQASAADEAAVALAMEQTATTDLADRPIEALSGGQRQRVWIALTLAQETDLLLLDEPTTYLDLAHAVEILDLVHTLRTEHGKTVVMVLHDLNLAARYSDSLFVMRSGEIVAHGRPDEVITTDLLEAAFGLQSHVMTDPVFGAPMIVPLGSRAGARLP, from the coding sequence ATGACCCACTCCGACGCGGCGATCACCCAAGCCACCACCTCGCCGTCACGACTGCGCGCGGCGGGCCTGCAGGTCGGCTACGACGACCGCACGATCATCTCCGATCTCGACATCGCAATCCCCGACGGCGAGATCACCACCATCATCGGCCCCAACGGGTGCGGAAAGTCGACGTTGCTGCGCGCCCTGTCCCGGCTGCTGCCGCCGCGGGCCGGGACCGTCTACCTCGACGACGCCGACATCAACCGGATGCGGCCGAAGGACGTCGCGCGGCAGCTCGGACTGCTGCCGCAGAATCCCGTTGCACCGGAGGGTCTCATCGTCGAGGACCTGGTCGCCCGGGGACGACACCCCCATCAGCGGTGGTATCAGCAGGCGTCGGCCGCCGACGAGGCCGCGGTCGCGCTGGCCATGGAGCAGACGGCGACCACCGACCTCGCCGATCGCCCGATCGAGGCACTGTCCGGTGGGCAGCGGCAAAGGGTGTGGATCGCGCTCACCCTCGCCCAGGAGACCGACCTCCTACTCCTCGACGAACCCACCACCTACCTCGACCTCGCTCATGCCGTCGAGATCCTCGACCTGGTCCACACGCTGCGCACCGAGCACGGCAAGACGGTGGTGATGGTTCTGCACGACCTCAATCTCGCTGCGAGATACAGTGATTCGCTGTTCGTGATGAGGTCGGGCGAGATCGTCGCACACGGACGGCCCGACGAGGTGATCACCACCGACCTCCTCGAAGCGGCCTTCGGCCTGCAGTCGCACGTGATGACAGATCCGGTGTTCGGCGCTCCGATGATCGTGCCGCTGGGTTCACGCGCGGGCGCGCGCCTGCCCTGA
- a CDS encoding FecCD family ABC transporter permease has product MRRMTGILLLIAVVVVALFASIAVGTRQLGIGEVIDALQAGGWPSLNVTDFHGIPWIVLEAPPAPPGASDVYGIVWDLRFPRTVLGLVIGLAIGAAGALAQGHTRNPLADPGMLGVNAGAACAVVAGVYLLGIQSPIAFMAFGLIGALVAASAVFGLAALSGASPLTLILAGTGLSALLLAITSGIVLSDSVTLDAWRFWNVGATTGRGLDVFSAALPFVVIGLVLALGSGYFLNVLSLGDDMSKALGSRVVLIRVMGILTITLLVGAATAACGPIVFLGLVVPHIARAFTGSDYRWIVPYSALLGAILVLVCDVIGRVIARPGEVQVGVVLALVGAPFLIALVRKRKLASV; this is encoded by the coding sequence ATGCGCCGAATGACCGGGATCCTGCTGCTCATCGCGGTGGTCGTGGTGGCGCTCTTCGCGTCGATCGCTGTCGGCACACGACAGCTCGGCATCGGCGAGGTGATCGATGCGCTGCAGGCCGGTGGCTGGCCATCACTGAACGTCACCGACTTCCACGGCATCCCCTGGATCGTGCTCGAGGCGCCGCCTGCACCGCCGGGAGCCTCGGACGTCTACGGCATCGTCTGGGATCTCCGCTTCCCACGGACCGTCCTCGGTCTGGTGATCGGCCTCGCGATCGGCGCCGCCGGCGCGCTCGCCCAGGGGCACACGCGCAATCCGCTGGCCGATCCGGGGATGCTGGGGGTCAACGCGGGCGCGGCCTGCGCCGTCGTCGCGGGTGTCTATCTGCTGGGGATCCAGAGCCCGATCGCTTTCATGGCTTTCGGCCTGATCGGCGCACTCGTCGCGGCGAGCGCCGTGTTCGGTCTCGCCGCGCTCTCCGGCGCGAGTCCGCTGACCCTGATTCTCGCGGGCACCGGCCTCTCGGCGCTGTTGTTGGCGATCACGTCGGGGATCGTGTTGTCGGACAGCGTCACCCTCGACGCCTGGCGTTTCTGGAACGTCGGTGCCACCACCGGCCGAGGGCTCGACGTGTTCTCCGCCGCCCTGCCCTTCGTCGTCATCGGCCTCGTGCTCGCGCTGGGCAGCGGCTACTTCCTGAACGTGCTCAGCCTGGGCGACGACATGTCCAAGGCCCTCGGCTCACGTGTCGTGCTGATCCGCGTCATGGGCATCCTCACCATCACCCTGCTCGTCGGTGCGGCCACGGCCGCGTGCGGTCCGATCGTCTTCCTCGGGCTCGTCGTCCCGCACATCGCACGCGCGTTCACCGGGTCCGACTACCGGTGGATCGTGCCGTATTCGGCGCTGCTGGGCGCGATCCTGGTGCTGGTCTGCGACGTCATCGGACGGGTCATCGCCCGGCCAGGTGAAGTGCAGGTCGGTGTGGTCCTGGCGCTCGTCGGCGCGCCGTTCCTGATCGCCCTCGTCCGCAAACGGAAGTTGGCCAGCGTATGA
- a CDS encoding adenylosuccinate synthase, with protein sequence MAAIVLIGAQWGDEGKGKATDLLGGKLQWVVRYQGGNNAGHTVVLPNGETFALHLIPSGILTPGVKNVIGNGVVVDPGVLLTELGGLEDRDVDTSGLLISADAHLLMPYHVAIDKVTERFLGNKKIGTTGRGIGPCYQDKIARVGVRAADVLDEKILAQKVEAALELKNQILVKIYNRRALDPAQVVEEVLEQAEGFKHRIADTRLLLNQALEQGETVLLEGSQGTLLDVDHGTYPYVTSSNPTSGGAAVGSGIGPNKITTVLGILKAYTTRVGSGPFPTELFDEWGDYLAKTGGEVGVTTGRARRCGWFDAVIARYATRVNGITDYFLTKLDVLSSLDTVPICVAYEVDGERIDEMPMTQTGFHHAKPIYEEMPGWWEDISECTRFEDLPQNAQNYILRLEELAGAHISCIGVGPGREQTIVRRDIV encoded by the coding sequence ATGGCCGCGATCGTGCTTATCGGCGCCCAATGGGGGGACGAGGGCAAAGGTAAGGCAACCGACCTGCTCGGCGGAAAGCTGCAGTGGGTGGTTCGGTATCAGGGCGGCAACAACGCCGGACATACCGTCGTCCTCCCGAACGGGGAGACCTTCGCACTCCATCTGATCCCCTCCGGGATCCTCACGCCCGGGGTGAAGAACGTCATCGGCAACGGCGTGGTGGTGGATCCGGGGGTGCTGCTGACCGAACTCGGTGGCCTCGAGGACCGCGACGTCGACACCTCGGGTCTGCTCATCTCGGCCGACGCGCACCTGCTGATGCCGTACCACGTGGCGATCGACAAGGTCACCGAGCGGTTCCTGGGGAACAAGAAGATCGGCACCACCGGCCGCGGCATCGGGCCCTGCTATCAGGACAAGATCGCCCGCGTCGGTGTCCGGGCCGCCGACGTGCTCGACGAGAAGATCCTGGCGCAGAAGGTCGAGGCCGCGCTGGAGCTGAAGAACCAGATCCTGGTGAAGATCTACAACCGTCGTGCCCTCGATCCCGCGCAGGTGGTCGAGGAAGTGCTCGAGCAGGCCGAGGGCTTCAAGCACCGCATCGCCGACACCAGGCTGCTGCTGAACCAGGCACTGGAACAAGGCGAGACGGTGCTGCTGGAAGGGTCGCAGGGCACGTTGCTCGACGTCGACCACGGCACGTATCCGTATGTCACGTCGTCGAATCCGACCTCCGGCGGCGCCGCGGTCGGCTCCGGGATCGGTCCCAACAAGATCACCACCGTGCTGGGCATCCTCAAGGCCTACACCACCCGCGTGGGATCGGGACCGTTCCCCACCGAACTCTTCGACGAGTGGGGCGATTATCTCGCCAAGACGGGCGGCGAGGTCGGCGTGACCACCGGTCGCGCACGTCGTTGCGGCTGGTTCGACGCCGTCATCGCGCGGTATGCCACGCGTGTCAACGGCATCACCGACTACTTCCTCACCAAGCTGGACGTACTGTCGAGCCTGGACACGGTGCCGATCTGTGTGGCCTACGAGGTCGACGGCGAGCGCATCGACGAGATGCCGATGACCCAGACCGGTTTCCACCACGCGAAGCCGATCTACGAGGAGATGCCCGGGTGGTGGGAGGACATCTCGGAGTGCACTCGCTTCGAGGACCTGCCGCAGAACGCCCAGAACTACATCTTGCGCCTGGAAGAGCTTGCCGGAGCGCATATCTCGTGCATCGGTGTGGGGCCCGGCCGCGAGCAGACGATCGTGCGTCGCGACATCGTGTAG
- a CDS encoding MarR family winged helix-turn-helix transcriptional regulator, translating into MSEPPPFSPTVMLLTVSRVWEAALAEALKPLGLTTRKYGLLGHIRGTPGISFSELARRSRITVQSAHTAVTSLAEAGLVDDGTAHAGSASSLQVTAAGEALLTRVATEVARLDHDFAARHPDLTEALRAHMRSVLAEGT; encoded by the coding sequence ATGTCCGAGCCGCCTCCCTTCAGCCCCACCGTGATGCTGCTGACGGTGAGCCGCGTATGGGAGGCCGCACTCGCCGAGGCGTTGAAGCCGCTGGGTCTCACCACCCGAAAGTACGGTCTGCTCGGGCACATCCGCGGGACGCCGGGCATCTCGTTCAGCGAACTCGCGCGGCGGTCCCGTATCACCGTGCAGAGCGCACACACCGCGGTGACGTCGCTGGCCGAGGCCGGGCTCGTCGACGACGGCACCGCACATGCGGGTTCGGCGTCCAGTCTCCAGGTCACCGCCGCGGGCGAGGCGCTGCTGACCCGGGTCGCGACGGAGGTCGCCCGCCTCGACCACGATTTCGCCGCACGACATCCCGACCTGACCGAGGCGCTGCGCGCCCACATGCGCAGCGTCCTCGCCGAGGGCACCTGA
- a CDS encoding FecCD family ABC transporter permease, giving the protein MTTDVRPGPLSPEPQTPQRTRHRRILRVGSSSWVVRPRMLVAMAVAVAITLLLFLLSVGVSDYPMSPIDVARVLLGGGTRIENVVVFDVSLPRALVSLLVGFGFGMAGALTQLIARNPLATPDILGITAGASAAAVAAIAFSTSWGAWLAGLGVPAAALIGGFATAIVMYVLAWPGRSANIGIDPFRLVIIGVGVTWMLQALTSYMLTRAQIADAARAQTWLVGSVSQATWSDVWPATIAVGVGVVTVIWLSRAIGILGLGSEVARGLGINAGRVTGILLIVAVLVAALCVSAAGPIAFVALLAPQIALRLTGSSLPTPLASGVIGAILVLGGDLLCRTLLPGGLPVGIVTAAIGGPCLIYLMIAMSRKATV; this is encoded by the coding sequence ATGACCACCGACGTCCGACCGGGTCCGCTGAGCCCCGAACCACAAACACCGCAACGGACGCGACATCGCCGCATCCTGCGCGTGGGGTCGTCGTCGTGGGTCGTCCGCCCCCGGATGCTGGTGGCGATGGCCGTCGCCGTCGCGATCACCCTGCTGCTGTTCCTGCTGAGTGTCGGGGTCAGCGACTACCCGATGAGCCCGATCGACGTGGCGCGCGTCCTGCTCGGTGGTGGCACCCGGATCGAGAACGTCGTGGTCTTCGACGTCTCGCTGCCCCGCGCACTCGTCTCGCTGCTGGTCGGCTTCGGCTTCGGCATGGCAGGCGCCCTGACCCAGCTGATCGCACGCAATCCGCTGGCCACGCCGGACATCCTGGGCATCACCGCGGGAGCGAGTGCCGCGGCCGTCGCGGCCATCGCGTTCTCCACCTCGTGGGGGGCCTGGCTCGCCGGTCTCGGGGTCCCTGCGGCCGCCCTCATCGGCGGCTTCGCCACCGCGATCGTGATGTACGTGCTCGCCTGGCCGGGCCGGTCGGCGAACATCGGCATCGACCCGTTTCGGCTCGTCATCATCGGCGTCGGCGTCACCTGGATGCTGCAGGCGCTGACCTCCTACATGCTGACGCGCGCTCAGATCGCCGACGCGGCACGCGCGCAGACCTGGCTGGTGGGTTCGGTCTCCCAGGCGACCTGGTCCGATGTATGGCCTGCCACGATCGCGGTCGGGGTCGGTGTGGTGACGGTGATCTGGCTGTCGCGGGCCATCGGCATCCTCGGACTCGGTTCCGAGGTCGCCCGGGGCCTGGGCATCAACGCGGGCCGGGTGACCGGGATCCTGCTGATCGTCGCCGTCCTGGTGGCCGCACTCTGCGTCTCGGCGGCAGGCCCGATCGCGTTCGTCGCGCTTCTCGCGCCGCAGATCGCGTTGCGCCTGACCGGCTCGTCGCTCCCCACGCCGCTCGCCTCCGGCGTCATCGGCGCAATCCTCGTACTCGGCGGCGACCTGCTGTGCCGCACGCTCCTGCCGGGCGGTCTGCCGGTCGGCATCGTCACCGCGGCGATCGGCGGCCCGTGCCTCATCTACCTCATGATCGCGATGTCCCGAAAGGCCACGGTATGA
- the purT gene encoding formate-dependent phosphoribosylglycinamide formyltransferase: protein MTSDSQGASEASVPADGEAAPVQGGPVKQVGHAAVGPPAVLGTPLSPTATRVMVLGAGELGKEVIIAFQRLGVEVIAVDRYADAPGQQVAHRAEVVDMTDADALMAVIERYRPHYVVPEIEAIATPALVEVEKRGLAEVIPTARAVVATMDREGIRRLADEELGLPTSPYLFASSHEELEEAVGEIGFPCVVKPVMSSSGKGQTVVRAPADIGPAWNTATTGARVQGERVIVEGFIEFDYEITLLTVRAIDPATGRLASHFCAPIGHQQVGGDYVESWQPHEMSTDALGAATSIAARIATGLGDGKLAGRGVFGVELFVKGDDVYFSEVSPRPHDTGLVTLATQRLSEFEMHARAILGLPVDVTLASPGASAVIYGQLDEPAIGFENVARALTVPETDIRLFGKPESFHRRRMGVITATADDVAVARQRAVHAASLVTPVSGRPFERLTPAPMAEPVVPPTTSRPAPPPPPPPAPSRPSAPPRGTPGPPQPPGPRQGPVPPRGPMPPRGAPARPAGPPPRPVPPTGGRPAGPPPPRPSGNPNPTRASVD from the coding sequence ATGACGTCAGACAGCCAAGGTGCTTCCGAGGCGTCGGTGCCGGCCGACGGGGAGGCCGCACCGGTGCAGGGCGGGCCGGTGAAGCAGGTGGGACATGCCGCGGTCGGACCGCCGGCGGTGCTCGGGACGCCGCTGAGCCCGACCGCGACCAGGGTGATGGTGCTCGGCGCCGGTGAACTGGGCAAAGAGGTGATCATCGCCTTCCAGCGACTCGGCGTCGAGGTGATCGCGGTGGATCGGTACGCCGATGCGCCCGGCCAGCAGGTGGCCCACCGCGCCGAGGTGGTCGACATGACCGATGCCGATGCGCTGATGGCCGTCATCGAGCGCTACCGACCGCACTACGTGGTGCCCGAGATCGAGGCGATCGCGACTCCGGCGCTCGTCGAGGTGGAGAAGCGCGGACTGGCCGAGGTGATCCCGACGGCGCGAGCCGTGGTCGCGACCATGGACCGCGAGGGCATCCGACGTCTCGCCGACGAGGAACTCGGACTCCCGACGTCGCCGTATCTCTTCGCGTCCTCACACGAGGAGCTCGAGGAGGCGGTCGGGGAGATCGGCTTCCCGTGCGTGGTGAAGCCGGTGATGTCGTCGTCGGGCAAGGGCCAGACCGTGGTCCGCGCGCCTGCCGACATCGGGCCGGCCTGGAACACCGCGACCACCGGTGCCCGCGTCCAGGGCGAGCGGGTCATCGTCGAGGGATTCATCGAGTTCGACTACGAGATCACCCTGCTGACGGTGCGGGCGATCGATCCCGCCACCGGGCGGCTGGCCTCCCACTTCTGCGCGCCCATCGGCCATCAGCAGGTCGGCGGTGACTACGTCGAGAGCTGGCAGCCACACGAGATGTCCACCGACGCGCTCGGTGCGGCCACGTCCATCGCGGCACGAATCGCCACCGGTCTCGGCGACGGAAAGCTCGCGGGCCGGGGTGTCTTCGGTGTCGAGCTGTTCGTCAAGGGCGACGACGTCTACTTCTCCGAGGTGAGCCCGCGCCCGCACGACACCGGTCTGGTCACCCTGGCCACCCAGCGTCTGTCGGAGTTCGAGATGCACGCCCGGGCGATCCTGGGCCTGCCCGTCGACGTCACGCTGGCGTCGCCGGGTGCATCGGCGGTGATCTACGGCCAGCTCGACGAGCCCGCGATCGGATTCGAGAACGTCGCCCGGGCACTCACGGTGCCGGAGACCGACATCCGCCTGTTCGGGAAGCCGGAGAGCTTCCATCGTCGGCGGATGGGCGTGATCACCGCGACCGCCGACGATGTCGCCGTCGCCCGGCAGCGTGCCGTCCACGCAGCGTCACTGGTGACCCCGGTGTCGGGGCGCCCGTTCGAGCGGTTGACCCCGGCCCCGATGGCCGAGCCGGTGGTCCCGCCCACGACGTCACGGCCGGCGCCGCCTCCTCCACCGCCACCTGCACCCTCGCGGCCCAGTGCACCGCCACGCGGCACCCCCGGGCCCCCGCAGCCGCCCGGTCCGCGCCAGGGACCGGTTCCGCCGCGCGGGCCGATGCCGCCACGGGGTGCTCCGGCACGACCGGCGGGCCCGCCGCCGCGGCCCGTCCCGCCGACCGGCGGCCGCCCGGCCGGACCGCCGCCGCCCCGACCGTCGGGAAACCCAAACCCGACGCGCGCCTCGGTCGACTGA
- a CDS encoding Na+/H+ antiporter: MSASLLLVAVVAVVLAALCRRYGLSAPLILVVIGLGIGWIPGTPEVTLEPELVLFLILPPLLYSAAQESSYQAIRANRRAIGLLAIGLPLFSTVIVGLVAYATVPHLPLAAALVLGAVVAPPDAVSAQAIGRRVGLPRRIMTLLGGESLLNDATALTAFRVALAAAIGATASVWEGLSTFAIAAVGGLVIGLAVGFAVSWLRLWLTDPPMETAIGLVVPFGTYYVAEEIHASGVIAVVVAGLFLGQRSVRLGYATRLQDDAVRKSIDALLESFVFLLIGLQLPFLIRGLAGESWVQIAIDAAAVLAATILARFLWVYPATYLPRALSSKIRRREERPTPRAVFIVGWAGMRGVVSLAAAFAIPLTTDDGGPFPARAEILFLTFVVVVGTLLLQGTTLGWMIRRLGIGADDAAKDRLAYASAQDRASRESERRLDELAAELPENDPRRHQVAMLRKWVTTQRNVGWEELGRGPEDIGESPTAAGNRMRMDLLQIQRKVFIEERDDGHIDDEVLRTALRRLDFAEGQMDREVD, translated from the coding sequence GTGAGTGCATCGCTGTTGTTGGTGGCGGTGGTCGCCGTGGTCCTCGCCGCACTGTGCCGGCGTTACGGATTGTCGGCACCACTGATCCTCGTCGTGATCGGGCTGGGTATCGGCTGGATCCCCGGCACCCCCGAGGTGACGCTGGAGCCGGAGCTGGTGCTGTTCCTGATCCTGCCGCCGCTGCTCTATTCGGCCGCGCAGGAGAGCTCCTATCAGGCGATCCGCGCCAACCGCCGGGCGATCGGACTCCTCGCCATCGGCCTGCCGCTGTTCTCCACGGTGATCGTCGGACTGGTCGCCTACGCGACGGTGCCCCACCTGCCGCTCGCCGCGGCGCTGGTGCTCGGTGCCGTGGTGGCACCGCCGGACGCGGTGTCGGCGCAGGCGATCGGGCGGCGCGTCGGACTCCCCCGCCGGATCATGACCCTCCTCGGCGGCGAGAGCCTGCTGAACGACGCGACCGCCCTCACCGCCTTCCGGGTGGCCCTCGCCGCCGCGATCGGCGCGACCGCGTCGGTATGGGAGGGGTTGTCCACCTTCGCCATTGCCGCCGTCGGCGGGCTCGTCATCGGGCTGGCGGTCGGATTCGCAGTCTCCTGGCTGCGGCTCTGGCTCACCGACCCGCCGATGGAGACGGCGATCGGCCTGGTGGTGCCGTTCGGGACGTACTACGTCGCCGAGGAGATCCACGCGTCCGGTGTGATCGCGGTGGTGGTCGCGGGGCTGTTCCTCGGTCAGCGGTCGGTGCGGCTCGGCTACGCCACGCGACTGCAGGACGACGCGGTCCGCAAATCGATCGACGCCCTCCTGGAATCCTTCGTGTTCCTGCTCATCGGTCTGCAGCTGCCGTTCCTCATCCGCGGTCTCGCCGGTGAGTCGTGGGTCCAGATCGCCATCGATGCCGCAGCGGTGCTGGCCGCGACGATCCTGGCGCGGTTCCTGTGGGTCTACCCCGCCACCTACCTGCCGAGGGCCCTCTCGTCCAAGATCCGTCGGCGCGAGGAACGCCCCACGCCACGCGCGGTGTTCATCGTCGGGTGGGCCGGCATGCGGGGTGTGGTCTCGCTCGCCGCGGCCTTCGCCATCCCGCTGACCACCGACGACGGCGGACCTTTCCCGGCGCGCGCCGAGATCCTGTTCCTCACCTTCGTCGTCGTGGTCGGCACGCTGCTCCTGCAGGGCACCACCCTGGGCTGGATGATCCGCCGACTCGGCATCGGCGCCGACGACGCCGCGAAGGACCGACTGGCCTACGCGTCGGCGCAGGATCGTGCATCCCGGGAGTCCGAACGACGACTCGACGAACTGGCCGCAGAACTCCCGGAGAACGACCCGCGCAGGCATCAGGTGGCGATGTTGCGGAAGTGGGTGACCACCCAACGCAACGTCGGCTGGGAGGAACTCGGGCGTGGCCCCGAGGACATCGGCGAGAGTCCGACGGCGGCCGGTAACCGGATGCGCATGGACCTGCTGCAGATCCAGCGCAAGGTGTTCATCGAGGAGCGCGACGACGGGCATATCGACGACGAGGTCTTGCGAACCGCGTTGCGCCGGTTGGATTTCGCGGAGGGACAGATGGATCGGGAGGTCGACTAG
- a CDS encoding DUF456 domain-containing protein — MSLGGELLVGAVILVGLLGIVFPVLPGGLLVVGAIGVWAAIVGGWAWAIFGVAAALILLGEVVKYVVAGRSLKSAGIPNVTIAVGGLLGIVGFFVIPVIGLFIGFVLGALLAELFRTRSVGAAWRGTVSASKAALITMGIELFAALLATAVWLVGAGIW; from the coding sequence ATGTCCCTGGGTGGGGAACTGCTCGTCGGAGCGGTCATCCTCGTCGGACTGCTCGGGATCGTCTTCCCGGTCCTGCCCGGCGGCCTCCTGGTCGTCGGTGCGATCGGTGTCTGGGCAGCGATCGTCGGAGGCTGGGCATGGGCGATCTTCGGTGTCGCGGCGGCGCTCATCCTGCTCGGCGAAGTCGTCAAGTACGTGGTCGCCGGCCGGTCGTTGAAGTCCGCGGGCATCCCGAACGTCACCATTGCGGTCGGCGGGCTGCTCGGTATCGTCGGGTTCTTCGTGATCCCGGTGATCGGCTTGTTCATCGGGTTCGTCCTGGGGGCACTGCTGGCCGAACTCTTCCGCACACGCAGTGTGGGTGCCGCCTGGCGAGGCACCGTGTCGGCGTCCAAGGCGGCGTTGATCACGATGGGGATCGAGCTGTTCGCGGCCCTGCTGGCAACGGCGGTCTGGCTGGTTGGCGCGGGAATCTGGTGA
- a CDS encoding UBP-type zinc finger domain-containing protein, translating into MRIFRRGADDRSETTGGGGSSGGGSRCDELATYGVDSNADPAPRAGDYAACEECTALGEHHWAHLRICLTCGHVGCCDSSPRRHATAHFDESGHPVMRSAEPGEVWRWCYVHEVTG; encoded by the coding sequence ATGCGTATCTTCCGGCGAGGGGCAGACGATCGATCCGAGACCACGGGTGGGGGTGGATCGTCGGGCGGCGGATCACGATGTGACGAGCTGGCGACCTACGGCGTCGACTCGAACGCCGATCCCGCCCCGCGCGCCGGTGACTACGCGGCCTGCGAAGAGTGCACCGCGCTCGGCGAACATCATTGGGCGCACCTGCGAATCTGCCTGACATGCGGTCATGTCGGATGCTGCGACTCCAGCCCGCGTCGTCACGCCACCGCACATTTCGACGAGAGCGGCCACCCGGTGATGCGTTCGGCCGAGCCCGGCGAGGTGTGGCGGTGGTGCTACGTGCACGAGGTCACGGGTTGA
- a CDS encoding adenylate/guanylate cyclase domain-containing protein, with amino-acid sequence MARGSRDYGSILLGSASEGGVKQRIRIQTLLTVFIVVANLIGAVLAIALSAVGIPQPTVFQSKLWWVNFIAVPVYVVVAFVVGTALGTVVVVRDLRWAIRDQKPTAKDARRAQRAPWQLVLIQGVLWGVATVMFTIMYGVLDPDLIPKTFFVVGLSGFVVVAVSYLLIEFALRPVAAEVITAGYGRRKRSGVRSRSIVSWMVGSAIPIVGILLVVFFGAFRDDTSKVDLFVGVTVLAVIALSTGLLLTVLISVSVTAPIRSVRTGMNRVQRGEVSDADLVVYDGTELGDLQVGFNSMVGGLRERERMRDLFGRHVGRDVAAAALQRDPELGGSERIVAVVFVDVIGSTTLASRHTPTEVVEILNTFFAVIVAAVEDRHGLVNKFEGDAVLAIFGAPIDLDDPAGAALSAARQIAGGLARDVPDLAAGIGVSYGRVVAGNVGAIERFEYTVIGDAVNESARLSELAKRDPARPLASGHAVEAAGPEAARWERQETTTLRGRTAETVVHAARIADPDDT; translated from the coding sequence ATGGCGCGGGGCAGCCGGGACTATGGATCGATCCTGCTCGGCTCGGCGTCGGAAGGCGGTGTCAAACAGCGGATTCGCATCCAGACGCTGTTGACCGTCTTCATCGTGGTCGCCAACCTGATCGGGGCGGTGCTCGCGATTGCGTTGTCGGCGGTGGGCATTCCGCAGCCGACGGTGTTCCAGTCGAAACTCTGGTGGGTCAACTTCATCGCCGTCCCGGTGTACGTCGTCGTCGCCTTCGTGGTCGGGACGGCCCTCGGCACGGTGGTGGTGGTCCGCGATCTGCGCTGGGCGATCCGCGATCAGAAGCCGACGGCCAAGGACGCCCGGCGGGCGCAGCGGGCCCCGTGGCAACTGGTGCTGATCCAAGGGGTGCTCTGGGGCGTCGCGACCGTCATGTTCACGATCATGTACGGCGTTCTCGACCCGGATCTGATCCCGAAGACCTTCTTCGTCGTCGGACTCAGTGGTTTTGTCGTGGTGGCGGTCTCGTACCTGCTCATCGAGTTCGCGCTCCGGCCGGTGGCCGCCGAGGTCATCACGGCCGGATACGGCCGGCGCAAGCGCAGCGGCGTCCGTTCACGGTCGATCGTGTCCTGGATGGTCGGTTCGGCCATCCCGATCGTCGGCATCCTGCTCGTGGTGTTCTTCGGTGCCTTCCGCGACGACACCTCGAAGGTCGATCTCTTCGTCGGGGTCACGGTCCTGGCGGTGATCGCGCTCTCCACCGGGCTGTTGCTCACCGTGCTGATCAGCGTGAGCGTCACCGCACCCATCCGCAGCGTGCGCACCGGCATGAACCGGGTGCAGCGCGGTGAGGTCTCCGACGCCGATCTCGTGGTGTACGACGGCACCGAGCTCGGCGACCTGCAGGTGGGGTTCAACAGCATGGTCGGTGGTCTGCGTGAACGTGAACGTATGCGTGACCTCTTCGGCAGGCACGTTGGACGCGACGTGGCTGCCGCTGCGCTGCAACGAGATCCGGAGCTCGGCGGTTCCGAGCGCATCGTCGCGGTGGTGTTCGTCGACGTCATCGGGTCCACCACCCTGGCGTCGCGGCACACCCCGACCGAGGTGGTCGAGATCCTCAACACGTTCTTCGCGGTGATCGTCGCGGCGGTCGAGGACCGGCACGGTCTGGTGAACAAATTCGAAGGTGATGCGGTGCTGGCGATCTTCGGCGCGCCGATCGACCTCGACGACCCGGCAGGCGCCGCGCTGTCCGCCGCCCGGCAGATCGCCGGCGGCCTCGCCCGGGACGTGCCCGATCTGGCCGCGGGCATCGGTGTCAGCTACGGGCGGGTGGTCGCCGGAAACGTCGGCGCCATCGAACGATTCGAGTACACGGTGATCGGCGACGCGGTGAACGAGAGCGCGCGGCTCTCGGAGCTGGCCAAACGGGATCCGGCGCGTCCGCTGGCGTCCGGTCATGCGGTGGAGGCGGCCGGGCCGGAGGCCGCCCGCTGGGAGCGGCAGGAGACCACTACGCTCCGCGGCCGGACCGCGGAGACGGTGGTCCATGCCGCCCGGATCGCCGACCCGGATGACACCTGA